Below is a genomic region from Bordetella pertussis 18323.
CCCGCTGCCCCTGCCTGATTTCCCGGTATCCCAGCTCTGACACGACCGCACCCGCCGCAGCCCCTCGCACCAATGGCTGCGCGACACCGTCTACGACCTGGCCCGCGTCAACGCCTGTCCCGCGCCCCAAGACGGCGCGCCGGGCTAGAACTCGCCTTCCGCCAGCTCGTAGCTGACGCTGAAAAAACGCGAATCCAGCCAGTTGGTGGTGAACTGCACGGGCTCGCCGGCATGCGAGAAAACATACTGCACCCGCACCAGCGGCGCGGTGCCCAGCGCCTCGGCAACCGCCGTGCGCTGGGCGCGGGCATGCGACTCGGCGCCGATATTGATGCGCGCATGGTCGACCTTGAAGCCGATTTTCTGCTCGACGATGGGATAGACGAACAACGGCCCATTGCGCGCCGCGGCGTCGAAATCCTGCAGGCTCAGGCGCTGCCCGATATGCGCGGGAAAGTAGATATCGCTGAAACCGATGTTCTGCGCCTGGTCCGCGTGCACCAATTGCAGGCGATACAGCTGCGCCCCCGGCGCCTGGCCTAGCTGTGAAGATTCAATAGGTTGTATGCATGGTTCATCCGAACCGGATTTGAGAAACTGGAAATCGCCACCCCCCCAGTTCACTCAAGGAGCCCGGCCGGATGAACACCCATAAGCATGCCCGATTGACCTTCCTACGTCGACTCGAAATGGTCCAGCAATTGATCGCCCATCAAGTTTGTGTGTCTGAAGCGGCCCGCGCCTATGGGGTCACCGCGCCGACTGTGCGCAAATGGCTGGGCCGCTTCCTGGCTCAGGGCCAGGCGGGCTTGGCCGATGCGTCCTCGCGCCCGACGGTCTCGCCCCGAGCGATTGCGCCGGCCAAGGCGCTGGCTATCGTGGAGCTGCGCCGCAAGCGGCTGACCCAAGCGCGCATCGCCCAGGCGCTGGGCGTGTCAGCCAGCACCGTCAGCCGCGTCCTGGCCCGCGCCGGTCTGTCGCACCTGGCCGACCTGGAGCCGGCCGAGCCGGTGGTGCGCTACGAGCATCAGGCCCCCGGCGATCTGCTGCACATCGACATCAAGAAGCTGGGACGTATCCAGCGCCCTGGCCACCGGGTCACGGGCAACCGACGCGATACCGTTGAGGGGGCCGGCTGGGACTTCGTCTTCGTGGCCATCGATGACCACGCCCGCGTGGCCTTCACCGACATCCACCCCGACGAGCGCTTCCCCAGCGCCGTCCAGTTCCTCAAGGACGCAGTGGCCTACTACCAGCGCCTGGGCGTGACCATCCAGCGCTTGCTCACCGACAATGGCTCGGCCTTTCGCAGCCGCGCCTTCGCCGCGCTGTGCCATGAGCTGGGCATCAAGCACCGCTTTACCCGACCTTACCGCCCACAGACCAATGGCAAGGCCGAACGCTTCATCCAGTCGGCCTTGCGTGAGTGGGCTTACGCTCACACCTACCAGAACTCCCAACACCGAGCCGATGCCATGAAATCCTGGCTACACCACTACAACTGGCATCGACCCCACCAAGGCATCGGGCGCGCTGTACCCATCTCCAGACTCAACCTGGACGAATACAACCTATTGACAGTTCACACCTAGCGTGGCGGCGGCTTCGTCGTGCCGCGCCGGCCCGAAGCCGGTGACGCGCGTCTGGTGGATGACCGCCGGGCTGAGGATATCGGACAGGCGGCGCAGATGGCGCTCGACCGGCACCACCGGACTGCGGCTGATGACGCGCGCCGGCTTGGCGCGCTGCTTGCGGATATAGCCGCGCTTTTCCAGCAGGTCCAGCGCCTGCCGCACGGTAAAGCGGCTGGCCGAATAGTGCGCCGATATCAGCCGTTCTATCGGGAGGTCTTTGCCGACCGCGGCCGTATCCGCCTCGATCGACCGGACCAGGCCCTGGTAGATGGTCCAGTACAGCAGGTTGGGCGTATCGGCTGAAGCGGCTGCCTCCACCTCGGGCAGGGACAACACATCAACGGAAGCAGACATAGGCGGTTATCTGGAGTGGCTCAGGGCCGGGGCCGGTGAAGTCGAAAGCCTGATTATTGCGCAGCCGCCAGGGACGCGGCCACCGGACTGAGCACGCGCGAGACATCCTGCACGAAATCCTGGGCCTGGCTCGCCGGCATCGGCGCGAACGGCACCAACCCCAGCTGCACGACGCGCTCGCGAAAAGCGCGATCGGCCAGCACGTCCTGCAGCGCCTGGCTCAAGCGCGCAACCACCTCCGGCGGGGTGCTGGCGCGCACATCGATGGCATTCCAACCGTCGAACAATACCTCTTCGAAGGTCCGATAGCCCAGTTCGCCCAGCGTCGGCACCGCCGACATCGCCTCGATGCGGCCCCGGCCGATGACCGCGACCGGCACCACCTTGCGATCGTCGATGTGCTGCCGCAGCGCGGTGTAGCTGTCCACCACCACGTCGACGCGGCCCGCCAGCAGATCGACGTGCATGGGCGCGCTGCCGCGATACTGGATTTCGTTCACCTTGCCGCCCAGCGCCTGCATCAGCACGTGCTCGGTCAGGTACGGCGCGGTGCCGATGCCCGGCACGGCCCATGCCGTCTTGCCCGGATTGGCCGCGATGTAAGCCTTGAGCCGCGCGAAGTCGGGCAGCCCGGCCGCCACCGAGGTCACCATCACCGTCGGTACGCGCGACACCAGCGCCACCGCCGTGAAATCCCTGATGGGATCATAGGCCAGCGCCGGCTGCAGGGCGCGCGCCACCGTCTTGCTGGAAATCGCCAGCAGCAGCGTGTGACCGTCGGCTGGCTTGTCCAGCACATACGACGAGCCCACGATGCCGCCCCCGCCGCCCTTGTTCTCGATCACGATGGACTGCCCCAGGCGCTTGCCCAGGGCATCGGCCAGCACGCGCGCAATCGCGTCGGTCGACCCGCCCGGCGGCGAAGGCACGACCAGGGTCACCGGGCGGCTGGGGTAGTCGGCCAGCGCCGGCGCCGCCCCCAGGGCCAGCCCCAACGCGGCGGCACAGGCCTGGCGGACGACGGCGCCGGCGATGCGGGGCCAGCGAACCATCGATGCAAGCGTCTTCATAGCGGTCTCCTGCGCGGTCGCGGCGCTGCTATCGCCGCGGCGACGATTCGGCGTGGTACTGCTGCGCGCGGGCCGCGCAGCCGACCTTGATGAAGCCCTGGTCGGAGCCTACCCACAGGATCCGCGCGCCCAGCGACTGCAGCATCAACGAGTCTTCCAGTGTCGGTGCAAAGGCGCCAACCGGAATGCCGCAGCGCTCGCCCAGGTCGATCAGCCCCTTGATGCAATCGAGCAGGCGCGCGTTGCGGTAGTCGGGCACGCAATCCATCCCCATGGCGATGGAAAGGTCGCTCGCGCCCACGTAGATCGCGCCCAGCCCCTCCGTACGCATGATCTGCTCGGCCTGGCGCACGCCCTCCTCGTTCTCTATCATCGCGATGGGCAGCAGGCGGTCGCGGGTCTGCGCGTAATAGTCCTGGATGCTCTGGCGCTGTTGATCATGGGCGCCACCACGGCATCCACGCCGCCATCGAGCACCTTGGTGATCGCCGCCGGATCATTGGCCGCCACGCGCACCACCGGCGCGCATCCCTGGGCGCGCACCGCGCGCGCCAGGTCGTTGACTTCGTGCAGCCCGATGGCGGAATGCTGCAGATCTATCATCACCGCGTCGAATCCCGCGCTGGCCACCATCTCGGCCGCATAGGTATCCGGCAGGCTGTTGCCGATCATGGTGATTGCCTGTCCCTGGCGCAGGCGCGCTTTCAAGGTCGTCATGGCTGGCTCCTGTCGCGGTCAGCGGATAAGCGAATCGATCGCGGCCCGGCCCAGCCCGACACGCTCGTAATGCGCGCGAGCCTGCTCCAGGCGCAGCAAGACATCGGTAATGCCGGTGACGTCGCCGCGTTCGTCCAGCAACAGGAAGCCCCCTTCGTTGACGGTGAACAGCTCCACGGTTTCCTCGCCGATCACCTCGAAGGTGTGGCTGTCGCCCGGCACTTCCAGCAGGTACGAGCCGGGCCGGTGCTCCCAGTCACGCTCGCGATAATGCCAGCGCCCCCGCAGCGTACAGCCGACCACCCGCCCCAGATGGTAGTGCGTCGGCAGCTGCGCGCCCGGCGCCACGCGAAAGACGCTGTGCCACACGCCGTTGCGCACATCGAATGCCATCGGGTAGAACCAGGCGCCGGGCGCCAGCGGCACCCAGCAGCGCTCATCGTCGCGGTCCAGCGCCCGGATCAGCTCCGGCGCCTCGTTGCGGGCCGCCAGCCCCGTGCCTCCCGCTATGCCATGCCCCATCGTGTTCTCCTCCAAGTGGTTCGTCTCTTGTTATATCCAGATATCCGGATATCTGGATATAGACGTCAGGCCATAGGTCCGCGGGTCGCCCGCCTTCACGTAGTCGGACGACTGGTACAGCCAGTAGCGCTTGTTGGCCACGTTGTTGATGCCGGCGGTGAAGGTCGCCTCGTAGCCGTGGATCTGCGTGTCGTAGGTGGCGCCGATATTGACGATGGCGTAGTCGTCCACCTGCACCCGGTTGCTGGCGCCCAGCATCGTGTTGCCGGTGTACTTCACATCGGCGCGCAGCTTCAGCCCCGGCACCTGCGGCACCGAGTACGCCAGTTGCGCGGCCGCCACGAACTTCGGCGCTCCCGCCACGCGGTTGCCGGTGAAATCCGAGCCTTTCTTGTATTCCGAATCCAGCAACATCAGGCTGCCTCCCACGTTCCAGTCGCGGGCGATACGCGTGGAGGCGCCCAGTTCCAACCCCTGATAGAGCGTCTTGCCGTCCTGCACCAGCTCGTTGGCGGCATTCGCGTATTCCGCCTTCTTCTCGATGCGAAACAGCGCCGCCGTGGCGGCCCAGCCGTCCTGTTCGGTCTTGATGCCCAGCTCGTACTGCTTGCTCTTCAACGGATCGAGCAATGCGCCGAAGTTGGCGTACGCGGCGCCCACCGACGAGCCCGGCTCCAAGGATTCGATGTAGCTGGCATAGGCCATGGTGCGCGGCGTCAGCTTGTACATCAGGGCAAAGGTCGGCGTCAGCACGCCGTTCTTGTCGTAGCGCGATGTTCGCGCGCCCGTGGCATCGAATCCTTGCTGCGCATAATTCGTATAGCGCAGCCCGCCCAGCACCGACCAGCCGCCGGTCAGGTCGACCGTGTCGCTGGCGAACAGCGCCTTCTGCGTGATCTCGGCCGCGCGGTACAGGTGCAGCTGGCCTTCGCTGTAGTACGTGTTGGTATTGCGCGCGCGCAGGTTGCCCGTGCCCTGCAATTGATAGACCCCGTTGGCGCTGTAGTCGTTCTTCTGCTTCTGCCACGACGCGCCGGCCACCACGTGGTGCTTCAAGGGACCGGTAGCGAACTTGCCCTCCAGCATGGCCTGCCACTGGTTGTAGCCATAGGCCTCGCCATAGTCCGAGCGGTAATCGTCATAGTCGCCCGCCTGGTCGCGCAGGAACAGCACCGACTCGTTGCGGCGGGTACGCGTGGAGCTGTAGCTGTAATTGGTGCTCAGCGTCCATTCGTCCGCCAATTGGTACTTCAAGCCGGTCGAGTAATAGCGGAACGCATTGTCCGCATACGGTCCCTGCCCGACCAGCCTGTCATTGTCGTTGCGCACCGGCGATGGCAACTCGCTGCCGGCCATGGTGCCCGCATAGATCGTGGGCTCCTGCCCGATGGCCTTGCGGTCCTGGTAGATGGATTGGAAGTCCCAGGTCAACCGGTCGCTCAGGCGCGCATCCAGCGCCAGCGACACCGAATCGCGGTACAGCGATCCACCGTTGTAGGTATTGCCCTCCTCGTGCGTGGCATTCAGCCGATAGCCAAACGCGCCGCTCTCGCCCACCCTGCCGCCCAGGTCCACGTGCTCGCGCAGCAACCCCTTGGACACGTAGCCCAGCTCGACGCTGCGCACCGCTTCGTCGGTCGGCTTCTTGGTGACATAGTTGACCAGGCCGCCCGGCGAGCCGAAACCGTACATGAAGCCCGACGCCCCCTTGAGCAGGTCGATCTGCTCGAAGTGCTCGAACGGCAGCGTCGTGACGTAGCTCAGGAACGGCCGGCCATCGATGCGGTACGAATTCTGCCAATCCAGCGGCAGGCCGCGCACCGTCAGGTAGCTGGCCCACGCGCCATAGGACGCGCTGTTGTCCGTCACCGAGGCATCCAGCGCGAACACGTCTCCCAGCTTGTTGACCTGGCGCTCCTCCATGTCGCGGGCAGTCACCACCGTGGTGGAAAAAGGCGTCTCCAGCTGGGTGCGCCGTCCCAGCGCGCCGGTATCGACCGGCGCCTCCAGATGCTCCAGCGTGTCGTCCACCGGCGCGGCGTTGACCGTGACGGCCGGCATTTGCGCCACGCCTTGCGTATCCGGGACACCCGCCGCAGCGGGCTGGGCGCGCGCGCCGGCGGCAACGGCGCCCAGGGCAAGCATGAAGAGCGCGGGCACGAAGGCGGGCTGCGCCTGCCGGCGCGCAGGGCGCGTACGGCGGGAAGTAGGACGAGGCACGAAATTTCTCCAGTATGGCCAAGAAAAACTCGTATTTTATTATGAATGCGACTTGTTCGCAATATTATTATTGATTACACAGGTCTCCGGATGCCCCGTCGCGCCCTGCTCCAGGCGAAAAAAAACCCTGCCTGGGCAGGGCTTTCGCATCCAGCGATTGGCTGCAAGCGCCTCAGAACGGAATATCGTCGTCCATGTCGGCCAGGTTGGCGGCCGGCGCGGCCTGCGGCGCGGGGCGCTGCGGGGCGGCCGCCGGGCGCTGGGCCGGGGCGCGCTGCTGGCGCGGTGCGTCGTCGTAGCCACCGCCGTAACCGCCGCCGCTGTCGCCGCCGCTATCGCGCCCGCCCAGCATCTGCATCTGGTCGGCCACGATTTCGGTGCTGTAGCGGTCGGCGCCGGTGTCCTTGTCTTGCCATTTGCGGGTCTTCAGGCGGCCCTCGATGTAGACCGAACGCCCCTTCTTCAGGTATTCGCCCGCGATTTCGGCCAGGCGGTTGTACATGACCACGCGGTGCCATTCGGTTTCCTCGCGGCGCTCGCCGCTGGCCTTGTCCTTCCATTGCGAGGTCGTGGCGATCGACACGTTGCAGATGGCCGCCCCATCCGGGCTGTAACGCACTTCCGGGTCGCGACCCAGATTGCCGACGAGAATGACTTTGTTGACGGATGCCATGCCGATGCCCCTCTGTTGCCCGCCCGCGCCGCCGCGTGGAACGTCGCGGCGCCGGCTGCGCATACGAAACTGTGTTTAAGACCGGCTTCATGAAACACGCCGGTCGGTGACCGGCGCATACTGGGTGAAGCCCTGTGATGACCGACATTATCGACGATAACGCATGGCCGCGCCAACCGCCGGCGGCGCAGAATTATCCACCACGCTGTAACATTTTCCGGGGCCGAACGGATCAGCGCAGCGGCCGCAGCGCCCAGGTCACGGCCAGCCACAGGGCCGCCAGCGCGGCGGCGGCGATGTACACGGCGTCGGCCCCGCCGCTGGCCGCCAGCCAGCCGCCCAGCGCGCCGCCGGCGAACAGGCCGGCGGCCTGCGCGGTGTTGTAGAAGCCCAGGGCCAGGCCCTTGTACTGCGCCGGCGCAACGCGCGACACCAGCGAAGGCTGCAGGGCTTCGAGGATGTTGAAGGCCACGAAGAAACCGGTCAGCGCCAGGGCCAGGGCGTAGAAACCGTGAGCGGCCAGCGGCAGCAAGGCGCAGACCACGATCAGGCCCGCCACGGCGGCGCGCAGCGCCGCCCGGTGGGCGCGCCGCTTCTCGGCCACGAACACGGCGGGCACCATCAGCACGAAGGAAACCAGGATGACCGGCAGGTAGACGCGCCACAGGTCGCGCGCGTCCAGCCCGCCCAGGCGCGCCAGCAGCGACGGCGTAACCAGGAACAGGGCGACCTGGATCAGGTGCAGCACGAACACGCCGAAATTGAGCCGCAGCAGGTCGGCGTGCAGCAGGACGGCCCGGGCACTGGCGCCCTGCATGGTGCGCGCCTCGGTGCGCGGCACTACCGGCACCATCCAGCGGGCCACCGTCAGGCTGGCCAGGCCCAGGCAGGCAATGGTCCAGAACAGTCCCGACAGCCCCCACCACCCCACCAGCACCGGCGCAGCAACCAGCGACACGGCGAACGACAGGCCGATCGAGCCGCCCACCATGGCCATGGCCCGGGTGCGCACCTCGTCGCGGGTGGCGTCGGCCAGCCAGGCCGTGACGGCCGCCGAAATGGCGCCCGCGCCCTGGATGGCGCGGCCCAGCGTGATCCAGTAGACATCGTCAGCCAGCGCGCAGACCACGCTGCCGATGATGAACAGCACCAGGCCGGCGACCACCACCGGACGGTGCCCCCAGCGATCGGAAGCCAGGCCGAAAGGGATCTGCATGAAGGCCTGGGTCAGGCCGTACATGCCCAGCGCCAGGCCGACGCGCGCGGGGTCGTTGCCGCCGGGCAGGTCGCGCGCAGCCACCGCGAAGACCGGCAGCAGCAGAAACAGGCCCAGCATCCGGCATGCGAACAGGCCGGCCAAGGCCACGCTGGCGCGGCGCTCGGAGCGGGTCAGTTGCAGTTTCTGGTCGGCCGGCATGCAGGCATAGGAAATGAGAAGGGTGACGGAAACGGCCTGGGGCCGGGCGCGCCGGCCGCCCCTCGCGCATGCCGGACAGACTATGGACCAGCGAACGGGGGACGATTCGGCGCGCTATAGTACCAAGTTGGCCTTTGAAACTGCTTAAACGCCCAATGGACGCGATTCGCATTCGGGGTGCGCGCACCCACAATCTCAAGAACGTCTCGCTGGACCTGCCGCGCCACCAGTTGGTCGTGGTGACGGGCCTGTCCGGTTCGGGCAAGTCGTCGCTGGCGTTCGACACGCTGTATGCGGAAGGCCAGCGTCGCTACGTGGAAAGCCTGTCGGCATACGCGCGCCAGTTCCTCCAGCTGATGGACAAGCCCGATGTCGATCTGATCGAAGGCCTATCGCCGGCGATCTCCATCGAACAGAAGTCGGCGGGCCACAATCCGCGCTCGACCGTGGGCACCATCACCGAGATCCACGACTACCTGCGCCTGCTGTACGCACGGGTGGGCACGCCCTACTGCCCCGACCACGGGCTGCCGCTGCAGGCGCAAAGCGTCGGCCAGATGGTCGACGCCGTGCTGGCCTGGCCGGCCGAGGCGCGCCTGGCCGTGCTGGCGCCCATTGCGCGGGCCCGCAAGGGCAGCTTCGAGGACGAACTGGCCAGCCTGCAGGCGCAGGGCTTCGTGCGGCTGCGGGTCGATGGCCAGCTGCAGGAAATCGAGCAGCTGCCCGCGCTGAAGAAAACCGAGAAACACGACCTGGACGTGGTCATCGACCGCCTGCGCATCCGCCCCGAAAGCCAGCAGCGCCTGGCCGAGAGTTTCGAGACCGCGCTGCAGCTGGCCGAAGGCCGCGCCATCGCGCTGGACATGGACAGCGGCCGCGAACAGGTGTTCTCCAGCCGTTACGCCTGCCCGATCTGCAGCCACAGCCTGGCCGAGCTGGAGCCGCGGCTGTTCAGCTTCAACAATCCCATGGGCGCCTGTCCCGGTTGCGACGGCATCGGCCAGGTAGGCTTTTTCGACCCCAAGCGCGTGGTGGCCTTCCCGGAGCTGAGCCTGGCCGCCGGCGCGATCCGCGGCTGGGACCGCCGCAACTCCTTCACCCACTCCCTGCTGACCAGCCTGGCCACCCATTACGAATTCGACATCGATACCCCGTTCGAGGAGCTGCCGGCCGAAGTGCGCGAGAAGGTACTGCACGGCTCGGGCGAGGAAGAGATCGCCTTCTTCTATGTCAATGAAAAGGGCCGCAGCACGGTCAAGCGCCACCCGTTCGAAGGCGTGATCCCGAACCTGGAGCGCCGCTGGCGCGAAACCGACTCGGCCACGGTGCGCGAGGAGCTGGGCAAGTACCGCAACATCAAGACCTGCCCGGACTGCGGCGGCTCGCGCCTGCGTCCCGAGGCGCGCAACGTGCTGATCGGCAGCGAGCCGCGCGAGGGCGAACGCCATGGCCAGGCGATCTTCGAGGTCGAGAGCATGCCGCTGTCGGTGTGCCTGGACTGGTTCCGCCAGCTGCAGCTGACCGGCGCCAAGCAGGAGATCGCGCAGCGCATCGTGCGCGAGATCGAGGCCCGTCTCAGCTTCCTGAACAATGTCGGCCTGAACTACCTGTCGCTGGATCGCAGCGCCGATACGATCTCGGGCGGCGAAGCCCAGCGCATCCGGCTGGCCAGCCAGATCGGCTCGGGCCTGACCGGCGTCATGTATGTGCTGGACGAGCCATCCATCGGCCTGCACCAGCGCGACAACGAC
It encodes:
- a CDS encoding GntR family transcriptional regulator, with amino-acid sequence MSASVDVLSLPEVEAAASADTPNLLYWTIYQGLVRSIEADTAAVGKDLPIERLISAHYSASRFTVRQALDLLEKRGYIRKQRAKPARVISRSPVVPVERHLRRLSDILSPAVIHQTRVTGFGPARHDEAAATLGVNCQ
- a CDS encoding tripartite tricarboxylate transporter substrate-binding protein; protein product: MKTLASMVRWPRIAGAVVRQACAAALGLALGAAPALADYPSRPVTLVVPSPPGGSTDAIARVLADALGKRLGQSIVIENKGGGGGIVGSSYVLDKPADGHTLLLAISSKTVARALQPALAYDPIRDFTAVALVSRVPTVMVTSVAAGLPDFARLKAYIAANPGKTAWAVPGIGTAPYLTEHVLMQALGGKVNEIQYRGSAPMHVDLLAGRVDVVVDSYTALRQHIDDRKVVPVAVIGRGRIEAMSAVPTLGELGYRTFEEVLFDGWNAIDVRASTPPEVVARLSQALQDVLADRAFRERVVQLGLVPFAPMPASQAQDFVQDVSRVLSPVAASLAAAQ
- a CDS encoding 2,4'-dihydroxyacetophenone dioxygenase family protein, coding for MGHGIAGGTGLAARNEAPELIRALDRDDERCWVPLAPGAWFYPMAFDVRNGVWHSVFRVAPGAQLPTHYHLGRVVGCTLRGRWHYRERDWEHRPGSYLLEVPGDSHTFEVIGEETVELFTVNEGGFLLLDERGDVTGITDVLLRLEQARAHYERVGLGRAAIDSLIR
- a CDS encoding MFS transporter — translated: MPADQKLQLTRSERRASVALAGLFACRMLGLFLLLPVFAVAARDLPGGNDPARVGLALGMYGLTQAFMQIPFGLASDRWGHRPVVVAGLVLFIIGSVVCALADDVYWITLGRAIQGAGAISAAVTAWLADATRDEVRTRAMAMVGGSIGLSFAVSLVAAPVLVGWWGLSGLFWTIACLGLASLTVARWMVPVVPRTEARTMQGASARAVLLHADLLRLNFGVFVLHLIQVALFLVTPSLLARLGGLDARDLWRVYLPVILVSFVLMVPAVFVAEKRRAHRAALRAAVAGLIVVCALLPLAAHGFYALALALTGFFVAFNILEALQPSLVSRVAPAQYKGLALGFYNTAQAAGLFAGGALGGWLAASGGADAVYIAAAALAALWLAVTWALRPLR
- a CDS encoding UTRA domain-containing protein, which gives rise to MNWGGGDFQFLKSGSDEPCIQPIESSQLGQAPGAQLYRLQLVHADQAQNIGFSDIYFPAHIGQRLSLQDFDAAARNGPLFVYPIVEQKIGFKVDHARINIGAESHARAQRTAVAEALGTAPLVRVQYVFSHAGEPVQFTTNWLDSRFFSVSYELAEGEF
- a CDS encoding TonB-dependent siderophore receptor; this translates as MPRPTSRRTRPARRQAQPAFVPALFMLALGAVAAGARAQPAAAGVPDTQGVAQMPAVTVNAAPVDDTLEHLEAPVDTGALGRRTQLETPFSTTVVTARDMEERQVNKLGDVFALDASVTDNSASYGAWASYLTVRGLPLDWQNSYRIDGRPFLSYVTTLPFEHFEQIDLLKGASGFMYGFGSPGGLVNYVTKKPTDEAVRSVELGYVSKGLLREHVDLGGRVGESGAFGYRLNATHEEGNTYNGGSLYRDSVSLALDARLSDRLTWDFQSIYQDRKAIGQEPTIYAGTMAGSELPSPVRNDNDRLVGQGPYADNAFRYYSTGLKYQLADEWTLSTNYSYSSTRTRRNESVLFLRDQAGDYDDYRSDYGEAYGYNQWQAMLEGKFATGPLKHHVVAGASWQKQKNDYSANGVYQLQGTGNLRARNTNTYYSEGQLHLYRAAEITQKALFASDTVDLTGGWSVLGGLRYTNYAQQGFDATGARTSRYDKNGVLTPTFALMYKLTPRTMAYASYIESLEPGSSVGAAYANFGALLDPLKSKQYELGIKTEQDGWAATAALFRIEKKAEYANAANELVQDGKTLYQGLELGASTRIARDWNVGGSLMLLDSEYKKGSDFTGNRVAGAPKFVAAAQLAYSVPQVPGLKLRADVKYTGNTMLGASNRVQVDDYAIVNIGATYDTQIHGYEATFTAGINNVANKRYWLYQSSDYVKAGDPRTYGLTSISRYPDIWI
- the ssb gene encoding single-stranded DNA-binding protein encodes the protein MASVNKVILVGNLGRDPEVRYSPDGAAICNVSIATTSQWKDKASGERREETEWHRVVMYNRLAEIAGEYLKKGRSVYIEGRLKTRKWQDKDTGADRYSTEIVADQMQMLGGRDSGGDSGGGYGGGYDDAPRQQRAPAQRPAAAPQRPAPQAAPAANLADMDDDIPF
- a CDS encoding IS481-like element IS481 family transposase; the encoded protein is MNTHKHARLTFLRRLEMVQQLIAHQVCVSEAARAYGVTAPTVRKWLGRFLAQGQAGLADASSRPTVSPRAIAPAKALAIVELRRKRLTQARIAQALGVSASTVSRVLARAGLSHLADLEPAEPVVRYEHQAPGDLLHIDIKKLGRIQRPGHRVTGNRRDTVEGAGWDFVFVAIDDHARVAFTDIHPDERFPSAVQFLKDAVAYYQRLGVTIQRLLTDNGSAFRSRAFAALCHELGIKHRFTRPYRPQTNGKAERFIQSALREWAYAHTYQNSQHRADAMKSWLHHYNWHRPHQGIGRAVPISRLNLDEYNLLTVHT
- the uvrA gene encoding excinuclease ABC subunit UvrA, with the translated sequence MDAIRIRGARTHNLKNVSLDLPRHQLVVVTGLSGSGKSSLAFDTLYAEGQRRYVESLSAYARQFLQLMDKPDVDLIEGLSPAISIEQKSAGHNPRSTVGTITEIHDYLRLLYARVGTPYCPDHGLPLQAQSVGQMVDAVLAWPAEARLAVLAPIARARKGSFEDELASLQAQGFVRLRVDGQLQEIEQLPALKKTEKHDLDVVIDRLRIRPESQQRLAESFETALQLAEGRAIALDMDSGREQVFSSRYACPICSHSLAELEPRLFSFNNPMGACPGCDGIGQVGFFDPKRVVAFPELSLAAGAIRGWDRRNSFTHSLLTSLATHYEFDIDTPFEELPAEVREKVLHGSGEEEIAFFYVNEKGRSTVKRHPFEGVIPNLERRWRETDSATVREELGKYRNIKTCPDCGGSRLRPEARNVLIGSEPREGERHGQAIFEVESMPLSVCLDWFRQLQLTGAKQEIAQRIVREIEARLSFLNNVGLNYLSLDRSADTISGGEAQRIRLASQIGSGLTGVMYVLDEPSIGLHQRDNDRLIGTLQHLRDLGNSVIVVEHDEDMIRCADWVVDMGPGAGEHGGQVVAQGTPEAVQTDPQSLTGQYLSGARAIEIPARRPVADDQPWLHLSGATGNNLKSVDLRIPAARLVCVTGVSGSGKSTLVNDTLAVALARQLNHAQGEPAPYAGLAGLEHFDKTISVDQSPIGRTPRSNPATYTGLFTPIRELFAGVPEARARGYDPGRFSFNVKGGRCEACQGDGVVKVEMHFLPDMYVPCDVCHGKRYNRETLEIRYRGRNISEVLDLTVEQALEYFESVPAIARKLHTLIDVGLSYIRLGQSATTLSGGEAQRVKLSLELSRRSTSRTLYILDEPTTGLHFHDIELLLKVLNQLVDSGNTVLIIEHNLDVIKTADWLVDMGPEGGDGGGRVVAQGTPEQVAASPDSHTGHYLGRVLRNGKRR